Within the Oncorhynchus kisutch isolate 150728-3 linkage group LG13, Okis_V2, whole genome shotgun sequence genome, the region TACACAGCCCTGCACCTGGTTCCTCTGATAGAACGCCTGGGAACCCCACAGGTACCATCACACTGCCTTAGTAAACACCAGCCCTGGGAACCCCACAGGTACCATCACACTGCCTTAAACACCAGCCCTGGGAACCCCACAGGTACCATCACACTGCCTTAGTAAACACCAGCCCTGGGAACCCCACAGGTACCATCACACTGCCTTAGTAAACACCAGCCCTGGGAACCATCACACTGCCTTAGTAAACACCAGCCCTGGGAACCCCACAGGTACCATCACACTGCCTTAGTAAACACCAGCCCTGGGAACCCCACAGGTACCATCACACTGCCTTAGTAAACACCAGCCCTGCACCTGGGAACCCCACAGGTACCATCACACTGCCTTAGTAAACACCAGCCCTGGGAACCATCACACTGCCTTAGTAAACACCAGCCCTGGGAACCCCACAGGTACCATCACACTGCCTTAGTAAACACCAGCCCTGGGAACCCCACAGGTACCATCACACTGCCTTAGTAAACACCAGCCCTGGGAACCCCACAGGTACCATCACCCCTCCTTAGTAAACACCAGTACTGCCCCATACTTCTGTGGCTGTACACAGaatctcatctctaccctcttcctccatctccctcccccctgtAGCAAATAGCCATAGCTCGTGAAGGTGACCTGCTGACCAAAGAGCGTCTGTGCTGTGGCCTGTCCATGTTCGAGGTCATCCTGACTCGCGTCCGCGGTTTCCTGGACGACCCCATCTGGCGCGGCCCGTTGCCCAGCAACGGCGTGATGCACGTGGACGAGTGTGTGGAGTTTCACCGGCTGTGGAGCGCCATGCAGTTTGTTTACTGCATCCCTGTAGGAGCACACGAGTTCACCGTGGAGTGAGTAGTGACACAGCATTGGTCTAGAAGGATCCCTGAGGGGTTTACACTGCTCTGTATAGAGGGGGGGATCTCTGAGGGGTGTACACTGCTCTGTATAGGGGGGGTGATCTCTGCTCTGTATAGGGGGGGGGTGATCTCTGAGGGGTGTACACTGCTCTGTATAGAGGGGGGGTCTCTGAGGGGTTTACACTGCTCTGTACGGTCTCCACTGGGCTAGGTATATAACCTGTTGTATTTTCCAGGCAGTGTTTCGGGGACGGTCTCCACTGGGCTGGGTGTATGATCATCTCCCTACTGGGTCAACAGAGACGCTTTGACATCCTGGACTTCAGCTATCACCTGCTGAAGGTGCAGAAACACGATGGAAAGGATGAGATCATCAAGAGTGTGGTGAGTGGAGGGTCGGGTCAGCGACACTAGAACCTTCAGATCCCAAACATGTTCATTAGTGCAAACCGTAgcaaaaacgttttgcaacgagAACTAACATTTCTCATTGGATAAGTTCTAGTCAGTCCCTTTGGTTCCTCGTCAATATGACCATGGACACATTTTAGACTTTCAAGTGGGTGTCATGCTTGGGTCTTTTTGGTATCCACCTCTGTCTTCTAGATCAATGATCACTTTCACTCTACTTCCTCAGCCTCTTAAAAAGATGGTGGACAGAATCCGCAAGTTCCAGGTCCTCAACGACGAGATCTTTGCCATCCTGAACAAGTACCTGAAGTCAGGTGATGGAGAGAACATGCCAGTGGAGCACGTCCGGTGTTTCCAGCCTCCTATCCACCAATCCCTGGCCAGCAACTGAAGATTGACCGGTGCACGTTTCCTATAGTACCATCCCATgtcagaaatggcaccctatgccctatataggacactactttataTAAacggcactacatagggaatagggtgccttttggaacGTAGCCCATCAGACTAGACACACAATATTCCTTAATCTGCTTCATTCACCTTTTAGGTTTTAAAGCAGCAGCGGACCACGAGactaaagccttgttcacacttAATGCCTTAATGTGTTCAGACAGCTGACATGGCTACGCTGGTTGTCATAGTAACAACAGGTGTGTGcacagtggtggtggtgagtttgacacccctgcctcGAAGGATGAGATGATCCAACTTTTCAAAACGAGTCCTCTCTTGCTcaccacagcagtcaactagctagccgttGGGCTTTCTAGCACAATCACTCATTAGTTTCTAAATAACACGCTAGTTAGTTCCTgtcagagtagctagcaagcaacaagatatgTTGGggaaataaattagatttgaccGTTCAGGCAAGTCCCCTACaaatgtggcttgaaatatctGCTTCCGTGTGTTTTTTGGCTGTTCAGACGGCAGGAAGCAGATCAGGTCACTTCAAACTGCCAGTGTGAACAAGGCAAGAGGTCTAACTTTCCTGACAAACTGTTTGTACCCAATTGTGCCTTATGATCTTAATAGCTGTTTTCATTCTAAACTCGTGTTTTATGGAGCATTTAAACTATCAAATGATTATTTAAGGGGTTTGCGGTGGTGGGATGTAATTGGTGAACAGTAGTATGATTCGTTAAACATTAGCAGCGTAAAGGAAACCAAGTGCTTCTTTATAACCATTTATTCACTGTGCCTTTTTTGGAATCATTTTTAATTCAATAAATATATAACAAATCTCTGCTTGTTCTTGAGAACATTTTTTAtgcaaacaatacacacaaaaaagGTTAATGGTGATTTTCAGAACTCTTCCTTTCAAGTATCATATTGACCAGACAAAGACTAGGGATCTCCACAGGGGTTGAATAAGGATATTTTACCTAAATTAATCTGTTGATTTGTAGACACTCAGTGGCTGGTTAAACATGTGGAGTAGACTATTGACCGCTCTATGGAGATGAAGCTCCGTCCACGCAGTCAGATATCCAGGGAAACAGAAGGGAAATTACAATCAGTTGGTCCATCCATGTCACaggtttttttctttcttcctaGAGTCGATTTGTCTCCAAACGTCCACACCAATGTAATGGTCCTAGTCAGTAGAACTACACCAGACCGCCAGCTAGTTCCTCTAAGAGGCTGTTATATCACCATTCCTCCTGGACAGACTGTCAAACGGCAggcccacctccctctcctccaggtTCATGTCTGTGGAGTCATTGCGCAGCAGTTCGTAGCTGCCGTGTGTTGCCACTCCGTTAGCTGCCGGCCCGGGCCTCTCGTCCTTCCTGATGGACACCGCCAGCGTGGACAGGCTCACACTAAGGTCCTTGAAGGCATGGAGCAGAAAGATACCAACTATAATGGTCAGGAACCCACTCAGAGTCCCGATAACATCAGCAGTAGCCATGTGCTCCCACTCCTTGAAGAGGAtggcagagcaggagaggactgaggtggTGAAGAACACGTAGTAGATGGGTGTGACCAGGGAGGTGTTGAAGATATCCAGAGCCTTGTTCAGGTAGTTTATCTGAGTGGAGACGCAGGCCACCAGCCCAAGCAGTAACACCCAGGCTAAAGGGTTCCCCACCACGGACCTCCCAGCTATGGCCTCTTTGATGGCGATGCCCAACCCCTTCACACACGACACCGACAGAGCTCCTATCACAGAGCAGATGGTAATATACACCATGATGTTGGTCTGGCCGTGCCGAGGGCCCACCACCAAGATGAAGATGAGCGCTACGATGATGACGAAGGTGGCAAACACCAGGAAACCTGAGGAAGAGGAAGGATCATTAGAAACATAACGAAGGAGATGCTTTCATCCAAAGTGATTTAGTGCATACACTTTTACAAATgagtggtcccaggaatcaaacctactaccctggcattacaagcaccatgctctaccaactaccAAGAGACCACTTGTAAAGGGATTAAAAGAGCAGTCCGGGATAAAGTCGATCATAAATCAAGTTGCAACATCCAGCATAGAAAAAGTAACATTCTTATATATATTAAATCAGACGACACcaaatgttctgtaaacaccagccagAGGCTTGTAGGAAGTCGCTACAGAATCGGTGTCTGAAGACAAACTTTAACCACAACATTCAACAGTATGTTCTAATTCAGAGTAAATAACTAAACGGACACTATGGAAGTTGAATTCTTCCCACCACAACTAGTATGTGTAtatactcctcctcctctccaatccttacatcttatggttccaCAGGAAGAGGAAGTGATAGGGTAATAAACCATAATTTCTCCCTGAAGGggatctgacctcaacccctcattTGCCTAATCCACAGATATCCCCTCTAGCAATCCTGTGACTTCCTCCCATCCATCCAGCACATTCCACCGCCATCTGGCTCCTACCGACAACCATTACCTTCTGGTGTAAAAACCAGTCTCTAGGACAGCAATGTTCCAAGTTGAACCCAGAATCCTCTGGTGTAAAAACCAGTCTCTAGGACAGCAATGTTCCAAGTTGAACCCAGAATCCAACAGCGATAAACAGGTCAGACGGTAAGAACAGCAGTACATAATTAACAGCCATATAAATATGGTACTTAAACATACATGGTCAACTCCTCTTTCCCTTCCTATGGGAATGTATCTGTCATACATGGTCAACTCCTCTTTCCCTTCCTATGGGAATGTATCTGTCATACATGGTCAACTCCTCTTTCCCTTCCTATGGGAATGTATCTGTCTCCACCTCCACACACAACCATGTTTATTATATATCACTCACCATGTTTATCATATATCACTCACCATGTTTATCATATATCACTCACCATGTTTATCATATATCACTCACCATGTTTATCATATCAATCCATAAGTCACTCACCATGTTTATCACATCAATCCATAAGTCACTCACCATGTTTATTATATATCACTCACCATGTTTATCATATCATTCACCATAACACTCACCATGTTTATCATATATCACGCACCATGTTTATCATATCACTCACCATGTTTATCACATCAATCCATAAGTCACTCACCATGtttattatacagtgccttgcgaaagtattcggcccccttgaactttgcgaccttttgccacatttcaggcttcaaacaaagatataaaactgtatttttttgtgaagaatcaacaacaagtgggacacaatcatgaagtggaacgacatttattggatatttcaaacttttttaacaaatcaaaaactgaaaaattgggcgtgcaaaattattcagcccctttactttcagtgcagcaaactctctccagaagttcagtgaggatctctgaatgatccaatgttgacctaaatgactaatgatgataaatacaatccacctgtgtgtaatcaagtctccgtataaatgcacctgcactgtgatagtctcagaggtccgttaaaagcgcagagagcatcatgaagaacaaggaacacaccaggcaggtccgagatactgttgtgaagaagtttaaagccggatttggatacaaaagatttcccaagctttaaacatcccaaggagcactgtgcaagcgataatattgaaatggaaggagtatcagaccactgcaaatctaccaagacctggccgtccctctaaactttcagctcatacaaggagaagactgatcagagatgcagccaagaggcccatgatcactctggatgaactgcagagatctacagctgaggtgggagactctgtccataggacaacaatcagtcgtatattgcacaaatctggcctttatggaagagtggcaagaagaaagctatttcttaaagatatccataaaaagtgtcgtttaaagtttgccacaagccacctgggagacacaccaaacatgtggaagaaggtgctctggtcagatgaaaccaaaattgaaccttttggcaacaatgcaaaacgttatgtttggcgtaaaagcaacacagctcatcaccgtgaacacaccatccccactgtcaaacatggtggtggcagcatcatggtttgggcctgcttttcttcagcagggacagggaagatggttaaaattgatgggaagatggatggagccaaatacaggaccattctggaagaaaacctgatggagtctgcaaaagacctgagactgggacggagatttgtcttccaacaagaccatgatccaaaacataaagcaaaatctataatggaatggttcaaaaataaacatatccaggtgttagaatggccaagtcaaagtccagacctgaatccaatcgagaatctgtggaaagtggaaactgctgttcacaaatgctctccatccaacctcactgagctcgagctgttttgcaaggaggaatgggaaaaaaattcagtctctcgatgtgcaaaactgatagagacataccccaagcgacttacagctgtaatcacagcaaaaggtggcgctacaaagtattaacttaagggggctgaataattttgcacgcccaatttttcagtttttgatttgttaaaaaagtttgaaatatccaataaatgtcgttccacttcatgattgtgtcccacttgttgttgattcttcacaaaaaaatacagttttatatctttatgtttgaagcctgaaatgtggcaaaaggtcgcaaagttcaagggggccgaatactttcgcaaggcactgtatatcactcACCATGTTTATTATATATCACTCACCATGTTTATCATATCAATCCATAAGTCACTCACCATGTTTATTATATATCACTCACCATGTTTATCATATCAATCCATAAGTCACTCACCATGTTTATCATATCAATCCATAAGTCACTCACCATGTTTATCATATCACTCCATAAGTCACTCACCATGTTTATCATATCAATCCATAAGTCACTGACCATGTTTATTATATATCACTCACCATGTTTATCATATCAATCCATAAGTCACTCACCATGTTTATTATATATCACTCACCATGTTTATCATATCAATCCATAAGTCACTCACCATGTTTATCATATCAATCCATAAGTCACTCACCATGTTTATCATATCAATCCATAAGTCACTCACCATGTTTATCATATCAATCCATAAGTCACTGACCATGTTTATTATATATCACTCACCATGTTTATTATATATCACTCACCATGTTTATCATATCAATCCATAAGTCACTCACCATGTTTATCATATCAATCCATAAGTCACTCACCATGTTTATCATATCAATCCATAAGTCACTCACCATGTTTATCATATCAATCCATAAGTCACTCACCATGTTTATCATATCAATCCATAAGTCACTCACCATGTTTATCATATCAATCCATAAGTCACTGACCATGTTTATTATATATCACTCACCATGTTTATCATATCAATCCATAAGTCACTCACCATGTTTATCATATCAATCCATAAGTCACTCACCATGTTTATTATATATCACTCACCATGTTTATCACATCAATCCATAAGTCACTCACCATGTTTATTATATATCACTCACCATGTTTATCATATCAATCCATAAGTCACTCACCATGTTTATCATATCAATCCATAAGTCACTGACCATGTTTATTATATATCACTCACCATGTTTATCACATCAATCCATAAGTCACTCACCATGTTTATCATATCAATCCATAAGTCACTCACCATGTTTATCACATCAATCCATAAGTCACTCACCATGTTTATCATATCAATCCATAAGTCACTCACCATGTTTATCATATCAATCCATAAGTCACTCACCATGTTTATCATATCAATCCATAAGTCACTCACCATGTTTATCATATCAATCCATAAGTCACTCACCATGTTTATCATATCAATCCATAAGTCACTCACCATGTTTATCATATCAATCCATAAGTCACTGACCATGTTTATCATATCAATCCATAAGTCACTCACCATGTTTATCATAT harbors:
- the LOC109892341 gene encoding magnesium transporter NIPA2-like, giving the protein MGQDRGKYDFYIGLGLAISSSIFIGGSFLLKKKGLLRLARKGQCRAGQGGHAYLKEWLWWAGLLSMAAGEGANFAAYAFAPATLVTPLGALSVLVSAVLSSYFLTERLNLHGKLGCLLSILGSTTMVIHAPQEEEINSLDHMARKLVQPGFLVFATFVIIVALIFILVVGPRHGQTNIMVYITICSVIGALSVSCVKGLGIAIKEAIAGRSVVGNPLAWVLLLGLVACVSTQINYLNKALDIFNTSLVTPIYYVFFTTSVLSCSAILFKEWEHMATADVIGTLSGFLTIIVGIFLLHAFKDLSVSLSTLAVSIRKDERPGPAANGVATHGSYELLRNDSTDMNLEEREVGLPFDSLSRRNGDITAS